A genome region from Euphorbia lathyris chromosome 4, ddEupLath1.1, whole genome shotgun sequence includes the following:
- the LOC136225775 gene encoding uncharacterized protein isoform X1 gives MQYKDNQVRNSLAPPRATDPGWAHGTMVNGGRQKIKCKYCHKIFLGGGISRLKQHLAGERGNVVPCEDVPEEVKVQIQQHLGFKVLEKLKKQKEANCGKNSCISYLQDRADDDVDVGSMQKAASRRRGKEVLEGTSNRTKRRKKQAFPMDAAPVVAQQTRHNFLSQESIDLADNAVAGFFYEAGIPFSAANSYYFQQMADNIAAAGPGYKMPSYDALKCKLLNRSMQDIEEYCAELRKSWEVTGCSILVDRWTNGKDQTVVNFFVYCPKGTMFLKSVDASEIPKSTDALLNIFDSVIQEVGPKNIINFVTDSSYKSAGKLLAEKYKTFFCSTCGAECIDLMLEEIGEIDEVREVLTKAKRITQFIYNNAWVLNLMRKRTGGRDIIQLARTRFTSIFLTLETIVSLKDHMHQMFTSASWMQSSFSKQRAGIEVAEILVDPRFWSLSDQILNVAKPLLSVLYLLDCQDKPSSGFIYDAVEKAKKSIIIAFKNKESDYLAYLKIIDHVWQEEFHSPLYAAARYLNPSLFYNPSFSSNKVVQKGLLDCIKTLEPNLSAQVTITSQIKFYEEAVGDFGRPVALRSREPLTPATWWSLYAADYPDLQRLAIRILNQSCSITQSKRTWSMFERIHSKKRNRLEHQRLNDVIHVHYNLYLQDRRTETTTSRYTKGTFDPICLEAKDANMGDWVEDSGAEGEDLSWMDVTVPREKTFLVQEVHHADDSNESTSEDRNSEVTRGIAGDDDL, from the exons ATGCAATACAAAGATAACCAAGTAAGAAAT AGTTTGGCACCTCCCCGAGCTACTGATCCTGGTTGGGCCCATGGAACAATGGTCAATGGTGGTCGACAAAAAATCAAGTGCAAATACTGTCATAAAATTTTTCTTGGTGGTGGAATTTCCAGACTGAAGCAGCATTTGGCTGGTGAAAGGGGGAATGTAGTTCCATGTGAAGATGTACCTGAAGAAGTTAAGGTTCAGATCCAACAACACTTAGGTTTCAAGGTTTTGGAGAAGTTAAAAAAGCAGAAAGAGGCAAACTGTGGCAAGAATTCTTGTATTTCGTACTTGCAAGATAGAGCAGATGATGATGTTGATGTAGGGTCCATGCAGAAGGCAGCTAGCAGGAGAAGAGGCAAGGAGGTTTTGGAAGGCACCTCAAATCGAACAAAGAGACGCAAGAAACAAGCTTTTCCAATGGATGCTGCACCTGTTGTTGCTCAACAAACGCGTCATAATTTTCTTTCTCAAGAGAGCATTGATCTAGCTGACAATGCTGTAGCTGGATTCTTTTATGAAGCTGGTATACCATTCAGTGCAGCAAATTCTTACTATTTTCAACAGATGGCTGATAATATTGCTGCTGCGGGCCCTGGTTATAAGATGCCTTCTTATGATGCTTTGAAGTGTAAATTATTGAACAGAAGCATGCAGGATATAGAGGAATATTGTGCTGAACTGAGGAAGTCTTGGGAAGTGACAGGTTGTTCAATCTTAGTTGACAGGTGGACAAATGGAAAAGATCAAACAGTTGTAAATTTTTTCGTTTATTGTCCTAAGGGTACCATGTTTCTCAAATCTGTGGATGCATCGGAAATTCCAAAATCTACGGACGCGCTCCTGAATATATTTGATAGTGTTATTCAAGAAGTAGGACCAAAGAATATTATCAATTTTGTGACAGATAGTTCTTACAAAAGTGCTGGAAAACTCTTAGCAGAAAAATATAAGACGTTTTTCTGCAGCACATGTGGAGCAGAATGCATTGACTTAATGCTTGAAGAGATTGGAGAAATTGATGAAGTTAGAGAGGTCTTAACAAAGGCCAAAAGAATTACTCAGTTCATATATAATAATGCATGGGTCCTCAATCTGATGAGGAAAAGAACTGGTGGACGAGATATTATCCAACTTGCAAGGACAAGGTTTACTTCCATATTTTTGACACTGGAAACAATTGTATCTTTGAAGGACCATATGCACCAGATGTTTACCAGTGCTTCTTGGATGCAGTCATCTTTTTCTAAGCAAAGGGCAGGTATAGAGGTGGCTGAAATATTGGTGGACCCACGTTTCTGGTCTCTGTCTGATCAAATTTTGAATGTTGCAAAGCCCTTACTTTCTGTTTTATACCTTTTGGATTGTCAAGATAAACCATCTTCTGGGTTTATATATGATGCAGTAGAGAAAGCCAAAAAAAGCATTATTATTGCATTTAAAAATAAGGAATCGGATTACCTAGCGTACTTGAAGATTATTGATCATGTTTGGCAAGAGGAGTTCCATAGTCCTCTTTATGCAGCTGCACGTTATCTTAACCCATCTTTATTTTATAACCCCAGTTTCTCCTCCAATAAAGTTGTCCAAAAAGGTTTACTTGATTGTATAAAAACCTTAGAACCTAATTTGTCTGCTCAAGTTACAATCACAAGTCAGATAAAATTCTACGAGGAAGCTGTGGGAGATTTTGGTCGACCTGTGGCATTACGTAGTCGAGAACCATTAACGCCAG CTACATGGTGGTCACTCTATGCTGCTGATTATCCTGACCTGCAGCGGTTGGCTATAAGGATATTAAATCAAAGCTGCAGCATCACACAATCTAAGAGGACTTGGAGCATGTTCGAACGTATCCATTCAAAGAAGAGAAACAGGTTGGAGCACCAAAGGTTGAATGACGTTATACATGTGCACTATAACTTGTACCTTCAAGATAG GCGAACAGAAACAACTACATCTAGGTATACAAAGGGTACCTTTGATCCTATATGCTTAGAGGCTAAGGATGCTAATATGGGAGACTGGGTCGAGGACTCGGGAGCAGAGGGTGAGGACCTTAGCTGGATGGACGTAACAGTTCCCCGTGAGAAGACCTTTTTGGTTCAAGAAGTGCATCATGCTGATGATTCCAATGAGAGTACTTCTGAGGATAGGAATAGTGAAGTAACAAGAGGTATTGCTGGAGATGATGATTTATAG
- the LOC136225775 gene encoding uncharacterized protein isoform X2 translates to MQYKDNQSLAPPRATDPGWAHGTMVNGGRQKIKCKYCHKIFLGGGISRLKQHLAGERGNVVPCEDVPEEVKVQIQQHLGFKVLEKLKKQKEANCGKNSCISYLQDRADDDVDVGSMQKAASRRRGKEVLEGTSNRTKRRKKQAFPMDAAPVVAQQTRHNFLSQESIDLADNAVAGFFYEAGIPFSAANSYYFQQMADNIAAAGPGYKMPSYDALKCKLLNRSMQDIEEYCAELRKSWEVTGCSILVDRWTNGKDQTVVNFFVYCPKGTMFLKSVDASEIPKSTDALLNIFDSVIQEVGPKNIINFVTDSSYKSAGKLLAEKYKTFFCSTCGAECIDLMLEEIGEIDEVREVLTKAKRITQFIYNNAWVLNLMRKRTGGRDIIQLARTRFTSIFLTLETIVSLKDHMHQMFTSASWMQSSFSKQRAGIEVAEILVDPRFWSLSDQILNVAKPLLSVLYLLDCQDKPSSGFIYDAVEKAKKSIIIAFKNKESDYLAYLKIIDHVWQEEFHSPLYAAARYLNPSLFYNPSFSSNKVVQKGLLDCIKTLEPNLSAQVTITSQIKFYEEAVGDFGRPVALRSREPLTPATWWSLYAADYPDLQRLAIRILNQSCSITQSKRTWSMFERIHSKKRNRLEHQRLNDVIHVHYNLYLQDRRTETTTSRYTKGTFDPICLEAKDANMGDWVEDSGAEGEDLSWMDVTVPREKTFLVQEVHHADDSNESTSEDRNSEVTRGIAGDDDL, encoded by the exons ATGCAATACAAAGATAACCAA AGTTTGGCACCTCCCCGAGCTACTGATCCTGGTTGGGCCCATGGAACAATGGTCAATGGTGGTCGACAAAAAATCAAGTGCAAATACTGTCATAAAATTTTTCTTGGTGGTGGAATTTCCAGACTGAAGCAGCATTTGGCTGGTGAAAGGGGGAATGTAGTTCCATGTGAAGATGTACCTGAAGAAGTTAAGGTTCAGATCCAACAACACTTAGGTTTCAAGGTTTTGGAGAAGTTAAAAAAGCAGAAAGAGGCAAACTGTGGCAAGAATTCTTGTATTTCGTACTTGCAAGATAGAGCAGATGATGATGTTGATGTAGGGTCCATGCAGAAGGCAGCTAGCAGGAGAAGAGGCAAGGAGGTTTTGGAAGGCACCTCAAATCGAACAAAGAGACGCAAGAAACAAGCTTTTCCAATGGATGCTGCACCTGTTGTTGCTCAACAAACGCGTCATAATTTTCTTTCTCAAGAGAGCATTGATCTAGCTGACAATGCTGTAGCTGGATTCTTTTATGAAGCTGGTATACCATTCAGTGCAGCAAATTCTTACTATTTTCAACAGATGGCTGATAATATTGCTGCTGCGGGCCCTGGTTATAAGATGCCTTCTTATGATGCTTTGAAGTGTAAATTATTGAACAGAAGCATGCAGGATATAGAGGAATATTGTGCTGAACTGAGGAAGTCTTGGGAAGTGACAGGTTGTTCAATCTTAGTTGACAGGTGGACAAATGGAAAAGATCAAACAGTTGTAAATTTTTTCGTTTATTGTCCTAAGGGTACCATGTTTCTCAAATCTGTGGATGCATCGGAAATTCCAAAATCTACGGACGCGCTCCTGAATATATTTGATAGTGTTATTCAAGAAGTAGGACCAAAGAATATTATCAATTTTGTGACAGATAGTTCTTACAAAAGTGCTGGAAAACTCTTAGCAGAAAAATATAAGACGTTTTTCTGCAGCACATGTGGAGCAGAATGCATTGACTTAATGCTTGAAGAGATTGGAGAAATTGATGAAGTTAGAGAGGTCTTAACAAAGGCCAAAAGAATTACTCAGTTCATATATAATAATGCATGGGTCCTCAATCTGATGAGGAAAAGAACTGGTGGACGAGATATTATCCAACTTGCAAGGACAAGGTTTACTTCCATATTTTTGACACTGGAAACAATTGTATCTTTGAAGGACCATATGCACCAGATGTTTACCAGTGCTTCTTGGATGCAGTCATCTTTTTCTAAGCAAAGGGCAGGTATAGAGGTGGCTGAAATATTGGTGGACCCACGTTTCTGGTCTCTGTCTGATCAAATTTTGAATGTTGCAAAGCCCTTACTTTCTGTTTTATACCTTTTGGATTGTCAAGATAAACCATCTTCTGGGTTTATATATGATGCAGTAGAGAAAGCCAAAAAAAGCATTATTATTGCATTTAAAAATAAGGAATCGGATTACCTAGCGTACTTGAAGATTATTGATCATGTTTGGCAAGAGGAGTTCCATAGTCCTCTTTATGCAGCTGCACGTTATCTTAACCCATCTTTATTTTATAACCCCAGTTTCTCCTCCAATAAAGTTGTCCAAAAAGGTTTACTTGATTGTATAAAAACCTTAGAACCTAATTTGTCTGCTCAAGTTACAATCACAAGTCAGATAAAATTCTACGAGGAAGCTGTGGGAGATTTTGGTCGACCTGTGGCATTACGTAGTCGAGAACCATTAACGCCAG CTACATGGTGGTCACTCTATGCTGCTGATTATCCTGACCTGCAGCGGTTGGCTATAAGGATATTAAATCAAAGCTGCAGCATCACACAATCTAAGAGGACTTGGAGCATGTTCGAACGTATCCATTCAAAGAAGAGAAACAGGTTGGAGCACCAAAGGTTGAATGACGTTATACATGTGCACTATAACTTGTACCTTCAAGATAG GCGAACAGAAACAACTACATCTAGGTATACAAAGGGTACCTTTGATCCTATATGCTTAGAGGCTAAGGATGCTAATATGGGAGACTGGGTCGAGGACTCGGGAGCAGAGGGTGAGGACCTTAGCTGGATGGACGTAACAGTTCCCCGTGAGAAGACCTTTTTGGTTCAAGAAGTGCATCATGCTGATGATTCCAATGAGAGTACTTCTGAGGATAGGAATAGTGAAGTAACAAGAGGTATTGCTGGAGATGATGATTTATAG
- the LOC136225775 gene encoding uncharacterized protein isoform X3 codes for MQYKDNQVRNSLAPPRATDPGWAHGTMVNGGRQKIKCKYCHKIFLGGGISRLKQHLAGERGNVVPCEDVPEEVKVQIQQHLGFKVLEKLKKQKEANCGKNSCISYLQDRADDDVDVGSMQKAASRRRGKEVLEGTSNRTKRRKKQAFPMDAAPVVAQQTRHNFLSQESIDLADNAVAGFFYEAGIPFSAANSYYFQQMADNIAAAGPGYKMPSYDALKCKLLNRSMQDIEEYCAELRKSWEVTGCSILVDRWTNGKDQTVVNFFVYCPKGTMFLKSVDASEIPKSTDALLNIFDSVIQEVGPKNIINFVTDSSYKSAGKLLAEKYKTFFCSTCGAECIDLMLEEIGEIDEVREVLTKAKRITQFIYNNAWVLNLMRKRTGGRDIIQLARTRFTSIFLTLETIVSLKDHMHQMFTSASWMQSSFSKQRAGIEVAEILVDPRFWSLSDQILNVAKPLLSVLYLLDCQDKPSSGFIYDAVEKAKKSIIIAFKNKESDYLAYLKIIDHVWQEEFHSPLYAAARYLNPSLFYNPSFSSNKVVQKGLLDCIKTLEPNLSAQVTITSQIKFYEEAVGDFGRPVALRSREPLTPATWWSLYAADYPDLQRLAIRILNQSCSITQSKRTWSMFERIHSKKRNRLEHQRLNDVIHVHYNLYLQDSFNIVN; via the exons ATGCAATACAAAGATAACCAAGTAAGAAAT AGTTTGGCACCTCCCCGAGCTACTGATCCTGGTTGGGCCCATGGAACAATGGTCAATGGTGGTCGACAAAAAATCAAGTGCAAATACTGTCATAAAATTTTTCTTGGTGGTGGAATTTCCAGACTGAAGCAGCATTTGGCTGGTGAAAGGGGGAATGTAGTTCCATGTGAAGATGTACCTGAAGAAGTTAAGGTTCAGATCCAACAACACTTAGGTTTCAAGGTTTTGGAGAAGTTAAAAAAGCAGAAAGAGGCAAACTGTGGCAAGAATTCTTGTATTTCGTACTTGCAAGATAGAGCAGATGATGATGTTGATGTAGGGTCCATGCAGAAGGCAGCTAGCAGGAGAAGAGGCAAGGAGGTTTTGGAAGGCACCTCAAATCGAACAAAGAGACGCAAGAAACAAGCTTTTCCAATGGATGCTGCACCTGTTGTTGCTCAACAAACGCGTCATAATTTTCTTTCTCAAGAGAGCATTGATCTAGCTGACAATGCTGTAGCTGGATTCTTTTATGAAGCTGGTATACCATTCAGTGCAGCAAATTCTTACTATTTTCAACAGATGGCTGATAATATTGCTGCTGCGGGCCCTGGTTATAAGATGCCTTCTTATGATGCTTTGAAGTGTAAATTATTGAACAGAAGCATGCAGGATATAGAGGAATATTGTGCTGAACTGAGGAAGTCTTGGGAAGTGACAGGTTGTTCAATCTTAGTTGACAGGTGGACAAATGGAAAAGATCAAACAGTTGTAAATTTTTTCGTTTATTGTCCTAAGGGTACCATGTTTCTCAAATCTGTGGATGCATCGGAAATTCCAAAATCTACGGACGCGCTCCTGAATATATTTGATAGTGTTATTCAAGAAGTAGGACCAAAGAATATTATCAATTTTGTGACAGATAGTTCTTACAAAAGTGCTGGAAAACTCTTAGCAGAAAAATATAAGACGTTTTTCTGCAGCACATGTGGAGCAGAATGCATTGACTTAATGCTTGAAGAGATTGGAGAAATTGATGAAGTTAGAGAGGTCTTAACAAAGGCCAAAAGAATTACTCAGTTCATATATAATAATGCATGGGTCCTCAATCTGATGAGGAAAAGAACTGGTGGACGAGATATTATCCAACTTGCAAGGACAAGGTTTACTTCCATATTTTTGACACTGGAAACAATTGTATCTTTGAAGGACCATATGCACCAGATGTTTACCAGTGCTTCTTGGATGCAGTCATCTTTTTCTAAGCAAAGGGCAGGTATAGAGGTGGCTGAAATATTGGTGGACCCACGTTTCTGGTCTCTGTCTGATCAAATTTTGAATGTTGCAAAGCCCTTACTTTCTGTTTTATACCTTTTGGATTGTCAAGATAAACCATCTTCTGGGTTTATATATGATGCAGTAGAGAAAGCCAAAAAAAGCATTATTATTGCATTTAAAAATAAGGAATCGGATTACCTAGCGTACTTGAAGATTATTGATCATGTTTGGCAAGAGGAGTTCCATAGTCCTCTTTATGCAGCTGCACGTTATCTTAACCCATCTTTATTTTATAACCCCAGTTTCTCCTCCAATAAAGTTGTCCAAAAAGGTTTACTTGATTGTATAAAAACCTTAGAACCTAATTTGTCTGCTCAAGTTACAATCACAAGTCAGATAAAATTCTACGAGGAAGCTGTGGGAGATTTTGGTCGACCTGTGGCATTACGTAGTCGAGAACCATTAACGCCAG CTACATGGTGGTCACTCTATGCTGCTGATTATCCTGACCTGCAGCGGTTGGCTATAAGGATATTAAATCAAAGCTGCAGCATCACACAATCTAAGAGGACTTGGAGCATGTTCGAACGTATCCATTCAAAGAAGAGAAACAGGTTGGAGCACCAAAGGTTGAATGACGTTATACATGTGCACTATAACTTGTACCTTCAAGATAG CTTCAATATTGTCAACTGA